A region from the Salvia splendens isolate huo1 chromosome 15, SspV2, whole genome shotgun sequence genome encodes:
- the LOC121767018 gene encoding protein GFS12-like, which yields MRQVIVDRRMVGIESLAFSNNVPTDYFVWQNATKCLIRVFQQIGPDSTALYVLPKLKELFDEFAFSQKNTYSVNLTGNMSGSKVKVGEEDCIENRMDLVLLLYPQFASLLGIERLRQCCATWLLIEQFLLRHHNWRWECAGDSYRSVPDIPSGRRLSQKGSASENTSAKLLLNGVGWSRPQSHGKKSTKTITPSKSMYELYQNPAERIGTTSSLGVQEPWYWFPSPASNWNGLDFATRAGGLKVELPWKIRASIVQSVRAHHGALRSFVVCQNEYTVFTAGVGPGFKGNIQKWDLSRVDCMSSYNGHDEVCVSDTDMHLNSLLVFQLSLVC from the exons ATGAGACAAGTAATTGTGGACagaagga TGGTAGGTATTGAAAGTTTAGCATTTTCAAACAATGTGCCTACTGATTACTTTGTTTGGCAGAATGCTACCAAGTGTCTTATCAGAGTTTTCCAGCAGATTGGCCCAGATTCAACTGCATTGTATGTTCTGCCAAAACTAAAGGAGTTATTCGACGAGTTTGCTTTTTCTCAGAAGAACACATATTCTGTTAATTTGACTGGGAACATGTCAGGGTCTAAAGTGAAAGTGGGTGAGGAAGATTGCATTGAAAACCGAATGGACTTGGT GTTACTTTTATATCCTCAATTTGCTTCTCTACTTGGAATAGAGAGACTCCGCCAGTGCTGTGCTACATGGTTGCTCATTGAGCAGTTCCTTTTACGACATCATAATTGGagg TGGGAATGTGCAGGGGATTCCTATCGAAGTGTTCCAGATATCCCAAGTGGTAGAAGACTCTCTCAGAAGGGCTCAGCATCTGAAAATACATCTGCTAAACTCTTACTCAATGGGGTTGGATGGTCAAGACCACAATCACATGGTAAAAAGAGTACCAAAACCATCACACCGAGTAAAAGTATGTATGAGTTGTACCAGAATCCGGCTGAGAGGATTGGAACAACTTCCAGTTTAGGAGTGCAGGAACCTTGGTATTGGTTTCCTAGTCCTGCATCTAATTGGAATGGGCTTGATTTTGCAACTCGTGCTGGAGGTCTGAAGGTTGAACTTCCATGGAAAATCAGAGCATCTATCGTACAATCTGTTCGTGCACATCATGGAGCTCTGAGATCTTTTGTTGTTTGTCAGAATGAGTATACTGTTTTCACAGCAGGAGTTGGGCCAGGATTCAAGGGAAATATTCAGAAGTGGGATTTGTCAAGGGTGGACTGCATGTCAAGCTATAATGGTCATGATGAGGTTTGTGTCAGTGATACCGATATGCATCTTAATAGTTTATTAGTTTTTCAGCTGTCATTAGTTTGTTAA